In Saccharothrix syringae, the following are encoded in one genomic region:
- a CDS encoding serine hydroxymethyltransferase encodes MHEPAIPSLTGADPEVARLVQAEARRQFEKVRLIASENYVSTAVLEATGSVLTNKYSEGYAGRRYYEGQQVVDPVEELAVTRARTLFGVDHANVQPYSGSPANLAVYLAFLEPGDTVMGMALPAGGHLTHGWGVSATGKWFRSVQYGVRKETGVVDLDEVRDLARAERPKVIFCGGTAIPRTIDFPAFAEVAREVGAVLVADIAHIAGLVAGGAHPSPVGHAQVITTTTHKTLRGPRGAMILSDAEHAKAVDKAVFPGLQGGPHNHTTAAIAVALGEALDPGFGLYAHAVVQNAKALAAALVERGFELVSGGTDNHLVLVDLTSKGIGGKPAAKAMDRAGIEANYNTVPFDPRKPFDPSGVRLGTAAITTRGLTVEQMPQVAAWIDRAVAAVGDEGELDRIAAEVAELMAGYPMPGWA; translated from the coding sequence ACCGCCGTGCTGGAAGCCACCGGCTCGGTGCTGACCAACAAGTACTCGGAGGGCTACGCCGGTCGGCGGTACTACGAGGGCCAGCAGGTGGTCGACCCGGTGGAGGAGCTGGCCGTCACCCGGGCCAGGACCCTGTTCGGGGTGGACCACGCCAACGTCCAGCCCTACTCCGGCTCACCGGCCAACCTCGCCGTGTACCTGGCGTTCCTGGAGCCGGGCGACACCGTCATGGGCATGGCCCTGCCCGCCGGCGGCCACCTCACCCACGGCTGGGGCGTGTCGGCCACCGGCAAGTGGTTCCGCAGCGTCCAGTACGGGGTGCGCAAGGAGACCGGCGTGGTGGACCTCGACGAGGTCCGCGACCTGGCCCGCGCCGAACGCCCCAAGGTGATCTTCTGCGGCGGCACGGCCATCCCGCGCACCATCGACTTCCCGGCCTTCGCCGAGGTCGCCCGCGAGGTCGGCGCCGTGCTGGTGGCCGACATCGCGCACATCGCGGGCCTGGTCGCCGGCGGCGCGCACCCGTCACCGGTCGGCCACGCCCAGGTGATCACCACGACCACCCACAAGACCCTGCGCGGCCCGCGCGGCGCGATGATCCTCAGCGACGCCGAGCACGCCAAGGCCGTGGACAAGGCCGTGTTCCCCGGTTTGCAGGGCGGCCCGCACAACCACACCACGGCGGCGATCGCGGTGGCGCTCGGTGAGGCGCTGGACCCGGGGTTCGGGCTCTACGCGCACGCGGTGGTGCAGAACGCCAAGGCGCTGGCGGCCGCGCTGGTCGAGCGCGGGTTCGAGCTGGTGTCCGGCGGTACCGACAACCACCTGGTGCTGGTGGACCTGACGAGCAAGGGGATCGGGGGCAAGCCGGCCGCCAAGGCCATGGACCGGGCCGGGATCGAGGCGAACTACAACACGGTGCCGTTCGACCCGCGCAAGCCGTTCGACCCGTCCGGGGTGCGGCTGGGCACGGCCGCGATCACCACGCGGGGGTTGACGGTCGAGCAGATGCCGCAGGTGGCGGCGTGGATCGACCGGGCCGTGGCGGCGGTGGGGGACGAGGGTGAGCTGGACCGGATCGCCGCGGAGGTGGCGGAGCTGATGGCGGGGTACCCGATGCCGGGCTGGGCCTGA